In a genomic window of Chryseobacterium sp. G0162:
- the mmsB gene encoding 3-hydroxyisobutyrate dehydrogenase, producing the protein MSNIAFIGLGNMGGPMAANLVKNGHSVKGFDLSKTALEALVSAGGQASGSALEAIKDAEVVITMLPSGKHVAELYSEEFVNSLQPNTLLIDSSTIDAVTARSVAKLAVSKGCKMIDAPVSGGTAGAKAGTLTFIVGGKTEDYEKARPILKCMGQNIFHAGDSGAGQVAKICNNMLLAIHMIGTSEAINLGIRHGLDPKTLSEIMQKSSGKNWSLEVYNPYPGVMENAPASREYSGGFAVDLMTKDLGLAAEAGLETKTSTPLGNAALNLYRMWSESGNGAIDFSSIIQFLNGKLNVENGN; encoded by the coding sequence ATGTCCAATATAGCATTCATAGGATTAGGAAATATGGGCGGACCTATGGCCGCAAACTTAGTAAAAAATGGTCATTCTGTAAAGGGATTTGACCTTTCAAAAACGGCCTTAGAAGCTTTGGTTTCAGCAGGCGGACAAGCTTCTGGTTCAGCGTTAGAAGCAATCAAAGATGCAGAGGTAGTCATCACGATGCTTCCTTCCGGGAAACACGTTGCCGAATTGTACTCTGAAGAATTTGTCAACAGTTTACAACCTAATACATTATTAATCGACAGCAGTACCATAGATGCTGTAACAGCCCGTTCTGTTGCTAAACTTGCTGTATCTAAAGGCTGTAAAATGATAGATGCTCCTGTTTCCGGAGGTACAGCCGGAGCAAAAGCCGGAACATTAACGTTTATCGTAGGTGGTAAAACCGAAGACTACGAAAAAGCAAGACCTATTTTAAAATGTATGGGACAGAATATATTCCATGCAGGAGATTCCGGAGCCGGTCAGGTGGCAAAAATCTGTAATAATATGTTATTGGCCATCCACATGATCGGAACTTCTGAAGCTATTAATTTAGGAATCCGACATGGATTAGATCCTAAAACATTAAGTGAAATAATGCAGAAAAGTTCCGGTAAAAACTGGTCTTTAGAAGTATACAATCCATATCCTGGCGTGATGGAAAATGCTCCTGCATCAAGGGAATATTCAGGAGGATTTGCTGTAGATCTGATGACCAAAGACCTGGGACTGGCAGCAGAAGCAGGATTGGAAACCAAAACCTCTACTCCACTGGGAAATGCCGCTTTAAATTTATATAGAATGTGGAGTGAATCCGGAAACGGAGCCATAGATTTTTCAAGCATTATCCAATTTTTAAATGGGAAATTAAACGTAGAAAACGGAAACTGA
- a CDS encoding ABC transporter ATP-binding protein codes for MSSITVKNIVKTYNKGEVKAVNDVSFEVQKGELFGLIGPDGAGKTSLFRILTTLLLADSGTATVEGFDVIKDYRKIRNIVGYMPGKFSLYQDLTIEENLNFFATVFGTTIEDNYDLIKDIYEQIKPFNKRRAGKLSGGMKQKLALCCALIHKPEVLFLDEPTTGVDVVSRKEFWDMLGQLKAQGITIVVSTPYMDEATLCDRIALMQNGNIMSIDTPENIIKSFPKTLFAAKANNIYQLLQDVRSTEEVESCYTFGEYMHLTLKSDETDVMGVMRVIGQNHPDGLEVKIVAPTIEDSFIRLMNEHHNEPVK; via the coding sequence ATGAGTTCAATAACAGTAAAAAATATCGTCAAAACCTATAATAAAGGGGAAGTAAAAGCAGTCAATGATGTTTCTTTCGAAGTACAGAAGGGAGAATTATTTGGTCTGATCGGCCCTGACGGAGCCGGCAAAACTTCTTTGTTCCGTATTCTCACGACCTTATTGCTTGCAGACAGTGGAACAGCGACTGTAGAAGGGTTTGATGTCATCAAAGACTACAGGAAAATCCGGAATATCGTTGGATATATGCCCGGAAAATTCTCTCTGTATCAGGATCTGACTATAGAGGAAAATCTGAACTTCTTTGCTACGGTTTTTGGAACTACCATTGAAGACAATTATGACCTTATCAAAGACATTTACGAACAGATTAAACCCTTTAATAAACGAAGAGCCGGGAAGCTTTCCGGTGGGATGAAGCAGAAACTGGCTTTATGCTGTGCTCTAATCCATAAACCTGAAGTTTTGTTTCTGGATGAACCTACAACAGGGGTAGATGTGGTTTCAAGAAAAGAATTTTGGGATATGCTTGGTCAACTGAAAGCACAAGGTATTACGATTGTTGTTTCAACGCCTTATATGGATGAAGCCACTCTTTGTGACCGGATTGCTTTGATGCAAAATGGCAATATTATGTCCATTGATACCCCGGAAAATATTATCAAAAGCTTTCCAAAAACCCTGTTTGCGGCCAAAGCTAATAATATTTATCAGCTTTTACAAGATGTACGTTCCACTGAAGAAGTAGAAAGCTGCTACACATTCGGGGAATATATGCACCTTACTCTGAAATCCGATGAAACAGATGTTATGGGTGTCATGCGGGTTATAGGTCAAAATCATCCTGACGGACTGGAGGTGAAAATTGTAGCCCCAACGATTGAAGACAGTTTTATCCGCCTCATGAATGAACACCATAATGAACCCGTGAAATAG
- a CDS encoding enoyl-CoA hydratase/isomerase family protein, with translation MNFETLLYKQQGHVGTLTINRPQALNALNEVVLKELKIFADQIKTNSDIRVLIITGSGEKAFVAGADIKAMQGMTPQEAEAFSIMAQTAFNAIEELPFAVIAAVNGFALGGGCELALSCDIILASEKAKFGLPEVTLGLLPCFGGTQRLPRAIGLYKAREMVFSGEFYSAAACKEFGFVNRVIAPEELLREAQKLAETIALRGPIAVAKAKQSLNTGFELHIADGLKQEAALFGELFTTQDHNEGIGAFIEKRNPDFTGK, from the coding sequence ATGAATTTTGAAACCTTATTATACAAACAACAGGGACATGTCGGAACACTGACTATTAATCGTCCACAAGCCTTAAATGCTTTGAATGAAGTTGTTTTAAAAGAACTTAAAATATTTGCCGATCAGATAAAAACAAACTCAGATATTCGGGTCCTGATCATTACAGGCTCCGGAGAAAAAGCTTTTGTTGCCGGTGCGGACATCAAAGCCATGCAGGGAATGACTCCTCAGGAAGCTGAAGCGTTTTCCATCATGGCGCAAACCGCTTTCAATGCTATCGAAGAATTGCCTTTTGCAGTCATTGCGGCAGTTAACGGTTTCGCATTAGGCGGTGGCTGTGAGCTGGCATTATCATGCGATATTATTCTGGCCAGTGAGAAAGCTAAATTCGGATTGCCGGAAGTTACCTTAGGCTTATTACCTTGTTTTGGCGGAACACAGCGTCTTCCAAGAGCGATTGGCTTATACAAAGCAAGAGAAATGGTTTTCTCAGGCGAATTTTATTCAGCAGCTGCCTGTAAAGAATTTGGTTTTGTCAACAGGGTCATTGCACCTGAAGAACTATTGAGGGAGGCTCAAAAACTGGCAGAAACCATTGCCTTAAGAGGACCAATAGCTGTAGCAAAAGCAAAACAATCATTAAATACAGGCTTTGAACTGCATATTGCAGACGGGCTGAAACAAGAAGCCGCCTTATTTGGTGAGTTGTTTACAACCCAAGACCATAACGAAGGCATAGGTGCATTTATAGAAAAAAGAAATCCTGATTTTACAGGGAAATAA
- a CDS encoding TetR/AcrR family transcriptional regulator, whose amino-acid sequence MAKTKEVNNLDNSTEEKIKEAARSVFHQKGFAATRTRDIAEEAGINLALLNYYFRSKQKLFDIIMLETLSGFIHHLTTILNDGKTSLEKKIELIASNYINFLSGEPGVPLFIMSELRNNPTGLMGKLPIKDVVLNSEFIKQYQTAVENEEVTEPNPLQFLMNVMGLVIFPFIAQPLITSISKIDNQQFSQMMQERKKLIPVWIKAMMKAK is encoded by the coding sequence ATGGCAAAAACTAAAGAAGTCAATAATCTGGATAATTCAACAGAAGAAAAAATTAAGGAAGCAGCCCGTTCAGTATTCCATCAAAAGGGTTTTGCAGCTACCCGTACAAGGGATATTGCTGAAGAAGCAGGAATCAATCTCGCTTTACTCAACTATTACTTCCGAAGTAAACAGAAGTTATTTGATATTATCATGCTGGAAACCTTGTCCGGCTTTATCCATCATCTTACCACTATCTTGAATGACGGCAAAACCAGTTTGGAAAAGAAAATAGAACTTATTGCGTCCAATTACATTAATTTCCTTTCCGGCGAACCGGGTGTACCGCTTTTTATCATGAGTGAACTGAGAAACAACCCTACCGGCCTGATGGGTAAATTACCTATTAAAGATGTTGTGTTGAATTCTGAATTTATTAAGCAATATCAGACAGCAGTTGAGAACGAAGAAGTAACCGAACCTAATCCTCTGCAATTCTTAATGAATGTAATGGGATTAGTTATTTTTCCATTTATTGCTCAGCCGTTGATCACATCCATCAGCAAAATAGACAACCAACAATTCAGCCAGATGATGCAGGAGCGTAAAAAACTCATTCCGGTTTGGATAAAAGCAATGATGAAGGCGAAATAA
- a CDS encoding TolC family protein has translation MIYKTLLTIGLGLLAVSVNAQSLTLEECYLLARENYPAVKKMNLVAQSADYTIKNANKKFLPQFNISGQATYQSQVVDYGALLGGASPMGFSPPTFSKDQYRISGEVEQLLFDGGSTQYQNEITKANAGLQKQNVEIELYTINDRINSIFFSIFLLDAQLKLNELKVANLQTQLDKAEAAYKYGTAYASDVNELKAEIENTKSVNIDYEGNRSAFLKMLSIFTGKEITSSSELVKPEPILSSEEINRPELKMFDLQKEIYEAQTKQLKSSYMPTFKAFFQGAYGRPTLNPISNDFGAWYITGIRLNWSLGSLYTLKNQRSIYDLSSQSADADKETFIRNVKIDIAQQDENIKKYAEMIGQDQKTIELREAVTRSASAQLTNGVITTHEYIQKINNENAAKQNLILHQIQLLQSQYNLKFKSGH, from the coding sequence ATGATATACAAAACACTTTTGACTATTGGCTTGGGGTTATTAGCTGTTTCAGTCAATGCACAGTCACTCACGTTGGAGGAATGTTACCTTCTGGCAAGAGAAAACTACCCTGCTGTCAAAAAAATGAATCTGGTCGCTCAATCGGCAGACTATACCATTAAGAATGCCAACAAAAAGTTTTTGCCTCAGTTCAATATTTCGGGTCAGGCAACATATCAATCTCAGGTAGTTGATTATGGTGCCTTACTTGGTGGTGCCTCTCCTATGGGATTTTCTCCCCCCACATTCAGTAAAGACCAATACAGGATTTCCGGAGAAGTAGAGCAATTGTTATTTGATGGAGGCAGTACACAGTATCAAAACGAGATTACAAAAGCCAATGCCGGATTACAAAAGCAAAATGTAGAAATAGAATTATATACCATTAATGACCGTATCAACTCCATCTTCTTTTCTATTTTTTTGCTGGATGCTCAGTTGAAACTCAATGAACTTAAAGTTGCCAATCTGCAGACTCAATTGGATAAAGCGGAAGCAGCCTATAAATATGGTACTGCTTACGCAAGCGATGTCAATGAACTAAAAGCCGAGATTGAGAATACAAAATCAGTAAATATTGATTACGAGGGAAACCGCTCTGCTTTTTTAAAAATGCTTTCTATTTTTACCGGTAAGGAAATTACCTCATCCTCCGAGTTAGTAAAACCTGAACCTATTCTATCATCAGAGGAAATCAACAGGCCGGAGCTTAAAATGTTCGATTTACAGAAAGAGATCTATGAAGCACAGACAAAACAGTTGAAATCAAGTTACATGCCTACCTTCAAAGCCTTTTTTCAGGGAGCTTACGGACGACCTACTCTTAATCCTATTTCTAATGATTTTGGAGCGTGGTACATCACCGGTATTCGACTGAACTGGTCACTGGGAAGTCTTTATACCTTAAAAAATCAACGTTCAATCTATGATCTCAGCAGTCAGTCAGCAGATGCTGATAAAGAAACTTTCATCCGAAATGTAAAAATTGATATTGCTCAACAGGATGAAAATATAAAAAAATACGCAGAAATGATCGGCCAGGATCAAAAAACAATAGAACTGAGGGAAGCAGTCACAAGGTCTGCCTCAGCTCAGCTCACTAATGGGGTTATTACCACCCACGAATACATTCAGAAAATCAATAATGAAAACGCAGCAAAGCAAAACCTTATTCTTCATCAGATACAGCTGCTTCAGTCACAATATAATTTAAAATTCAAATCAGGCCATTAA
- a CDS encoding HlyD family secretion protein — MKKYIVIVSAALFLNACTQKNEYDASGNFEADEVIVSAQQNGLLLSYNVKEGAQLKSGDPVGQIDVKVAELQKQQTEASIAALNEKTIAPGDQTELVRRQLEVQKSQLVQQLREKSRTENLVKADAATRKQLDDINASIDQLKKQIAVTEQQLKLNTYNTNTQNRSILSEKAPMEKAAAQIQEQINKGQIINPIKGTVLTNYALQGELQVIGKPLYKIANTENLDLKAYVTGIQLSQIKIGQQVKVRIDNGKDSYKEYPGTITWISSKSEFSPKTIQTKDERANLVYAMKVNVKNDGYLKIGMYGEVIF, encoded by the coding sequence ATGAAAAAATATATAGTAATTGTTTCAGCAGCATTATTTCTGAATGCCTGTACGCAAAAAAACGAATATGATGCTTCGGGGAATTTTGAAGCTGATGAAGTGATTGTATCCGCACAACAAAACGGTTTGCTCCTTTCGTACAATGTAAAAGAAGGAGCACAGTTGAAATCAGGTGATCCGGTAGGACAGATTGATGTAAAGGTTGCAGAACTTCAGAAGCAACAAACTGAAGCCAGTATTGCTGCCTTAAATGAAAAAACAATCGCTCCTGGTGACCAGACGGAACTGGTACGCAGGCAGCTCGAAGTACAGAAATCACAGTTAGTACAACAATTAAGAGAAAAAAGCCGTACTGAAAACCTGGTAAAAGCAGATGCTGCCACCCGTAAACAGCTGGATGATATCAATGCCTCCATAGATCAACTTAAAAAACAGATTGCTGTTACGGAACAACAGCTTAAACTGAATACTTACAACACCAATACACAGAACCGAAGTATATTGAGTGAAAAAGCACCTATGGAGAAAGCTGCCGCACAAATCCAGGAACAAATTAATAAAGGGCAGATCATTAACCCAATCAAAGGAACAGTATTAACAAATTATGCTTTGCAGGGCGAGCTTCAGGTCATTGGAAAGCCATTGTATAAAATTGCCAATACGGAAAATCTTGATTTAAAAGCGTATGTAACAGGTATACAACTATCACAAATTAAGATAGGGCAACAGGTAAAAGTTAGGATTGATAATGGTAAAGACAGTTACAAAGAATATCCGGGAACCATTACCTGGATTTCCTCTAAATCTGAATTTTCGCCGAAAACCATTCAAACCAAAGATGAAAGAGCCAATCTGGTGTATGCCATGAAAGTAAATGTGAAAAATGACGGTTATCTGAAGATCGGAATGTATGGAGAAGTAATCTTTTAA
- a CDS encoding epoxyqueuosine reductase QueH, whose translation MNFEREKLVLPEGGKKLLLHSCCAPCSGEVMEAIIASGIDFTIFFHNPNIHPKKEYDLRKEENIRFAEKHNISFVDADYDVDDWFARAKGMEWEPERGIRCTMCFDMRFERTALYAYENGFDIISSSLGISRWKNMEQINDCGIRAAGHYEGITYWTYNWRKKGGSKRMLDISKEEQFYMQEYCGCAYSLRDTNKWRVETGREKIKLGEKYYGKD comes from the coding sequence ATGAATTTTGAAAGAGAGAAATTAGTATTGCCGGAAGGAGGTAAAAAACTGTTGTTGCACTCTTGTTGCGCTCCATGTTCCGGAGAAGTAATGGAAGCAATTATTGCATCGGGGATAGATTTTACCATCTTTTTTCATAATCCCAATATTCATCCAAAGAAAGAATATGATTTAAGAAAAGAAGAAAATATCCGTTTTGCTGAGAAACACAATATTTCTTTCGTTGATGCTGATTATGATGTGGATGACTGGTTCGCCAGAGCAAAAGGCATGGAATGGGAACCCGAAAGAGGAATCCGTTGTACCATGTGTTTTGATATGCGCTTTGAGCGGACGGCATTGTACGCGTATGAAAACGGATTCGATATCATTTCCAGCTCACTGGGTATTTCCCGTTGGAAAAACATGGAACAGATCAATGATTGTGGAATTCGTGCAGCCGGTCATTATGAAGGAATTACTTACTGGACTTACAACTGGCGAAAGAAAGGCGGCTCAAAGCGTATGCTTGATATCAGTAAAGAAGAACAGTTTTATATGCAGGAATATTGCGGCTGTGCCTATTCTTTAAGAGACACCAATAAATGGCGGGTGGAAACAGGAAGAGAGAAAATAAAATTGGGCGAAAAATATTATGGTAAAGACTGA